The Proteus sp. ZN5 genome includes the window TGAGTGATAAGAGGGCGTAAAATTAGCGTGTCTGTCGCATTATCAATTAAACGTAAGTTAGTTAAGGTTTGGCTAGAAACCTGCCCTAATGCTTCGCCTGTAACAATTGCTTGAACACCATAACGCTCTGCCACTCTTGATGCTGCACGTACCATCATACGTTTTAATACAACACCCATTTGACCATCATCGACTTTTTCTAAGATTTCTGCGACAACAGGCTCAAAATCAACAGCAACGAAATGCACTTTATGTGAACGACCAAAACGGTTCCATAAATAATGCGCAACTTGTTTAACACCAATTTCGTGAGCAGAACCGCCTAAGTTAAAGAAACAATAGTGAACTCGGCTACCACGACGCATTAACATATAGCTCGATACACCTGAATCATAACCACCAGAGATCAGTGATAAAACATCCTCTTGTGTACCAATTGGGAAACCGCCAATACCTTCATAACGCGCATTTACCAGAATAAGTTTGTCATCTTCAATTTCCAAATTAATGGTGACATCTGGACGGGTTAATTTCACTTTTGCGCTTTCAATGTGTTGGTTAAAACCACCACCAACATAGCGCTCGACTTCATTTGAAGTAAAACTGTGTTTACCACGACGTTTGGCACGAACACAAAATGTTTTGTTTTCAACTAAATGCTTAAATGCTGCAAAAGTTTGCTCAAAAATATTGTGTAGATCAGTATACGGATGCTCTTCTACTTGTAGAAAGTGGTGAATACCAGGAATACGTGTTAATGCATCACATACTGCTTCACTTTTGCTTTCATCCTTGCTGACAACAACAATGTTATCCCAATTACGGACAACAGTGATTTCATCACCTAATGTATTAAGTACATTACGAATATTGCTAGTGAGGATCTTGATAAAACGTATACGAACTGATTGGCTTTTGATCGTAATTTCGGGGAATAATTTAATAATAAACTTCATAGTCAATGGTCATAGGTTATTAAGTAGAAACATAAACTACAGTGATGTAAATTGACTGGAGTTTATAAAAGTCACAAAGTATATCACCAATATTTAGGGCTCACCCGCAAAAATCATCGACTGAATAAGAAATTTTCTTCTTAATTGTAGTAAGATGATCGCTATTATTCAGTGCTAACATGCTTTATTATCAAAAATATTATGGCTAAGAAAACGACACCAATTAACGAAGACATCGCACAAGCACCAAGTTTCGAAGCGTCTATGCAAGAACTTGAGCAAATCGTAAACCGTTTAGAATCCGGTGAACTCCCTTTAGAAGAAGCGCTTAATGAGTTTGAACATGGCGTTCGTCTAGCCCGTGTTGGACAAAAAACATTACAAGACGCTGAACAGCGTGTTCGTATTCTTCTTAAAGAAGATGATAACGCAACTCCTGATGATTTTATCCAAGAGGCAGAATAATTGAGTAACGCAACTTCAAGTACGGATGCGTTCCGTCATAAATTAGATTCCGCCCACCAGCGAGTTGATGATGCATTAAACCAAGCGCTATCCGCTTTGCCTTTTACCGACATGCCTCTGGCTAAAGCCATGCATTATGGTGCTCTTTTAGGTGGAAAGCGCTTACGTCCTTTCCTTGTTTATGCTGTGGGGGAAATGTTTAAAGTCCCTACACTTAACCTTGATGCACCTGCCGCCGCAGTAGAATGTATCCACGCCTATTCTCTTATTCATGATGATCTGCCTGCGATGGATAATGATGATTTACGTCGTGGTAAACCTACATGCCATATTGAGTTTGGTGAAGCCAACGCAATTTTAGCAGGCGATGCATTACAAACACTCGCCTTTGAGATCTTAGCAAAAAATCCAATGCCTGATGTTGCAATGGCCGATCGTGTTGCAATGATTGCTGAATTAGCAACAGCCAGCGGACTTGCTGGTATGTGCGGAGGTCAAGCACTTGATCTTGAAGCCGAAGATAAATCGATAGATCTCGCATCTCTTGAAAAAATCCATTTACACAAGACAGGTGCATTAATTCGTGCAGCTGTTCGCTTAGGCGCATTTAGTGCTGGCTCAAAAGGCCATGATGTATTACCCGCACTAGATAAATATGCCCACTCTATTGGCCTTGCATTTCAGGTACAAGATGACATTTTAGATGTCATTGGCAGTACTGAAGAAACTGGAAAACGTCAAGGTAGTGACCAAGAATCAGGAAAAAGTACATATCCTGCACTTCTTGGGTTAGAACAAGCTCAAAAGAAAGCACAGGAATTGTATAACGAAGCACTGGATGCCTTAGCGTTTCTTGAGCAATACGAGTACGATACGACCACGCTTAAACAATTAGCGAGTTTTATCGTCGAACGGAAAAACTAATAAAAAATAAAGAGAGCAGCTTACCTGTTCTTTCCCTATTACAAGTGATTAATTAATAGGCATCACATGAGCATTGATATCGAAAAATATCCCACATTGGCGTTGGTTGAAACACCAGAAGATTTGCGCCTATTACCAAAAGAGAGTTTACCTAAACTCTGTGATG containing:
- the ispA gene encoding (2E,6E)-farnesyl diphosphate synthase gives rise to the protein MSNATSSTDAFRHKLDSAHQRVDDALNQALSALPFTDMPLAKAMHYGALLGGKRLRPFLVYAVGEMFKVPTLNLDAPAAAVECIHAYSLIHDDLPAMDNDDLRRGKPTCHIEFGEANAILAGDALQTLAFEILAKNPMPDVAMADRVAMIAELATASGLAGMCGGQALDLEAEDKSIDLASLEKIHLHKTGALIRAAVRLGAFSAGSKGHDVLPALDKYAHSIGLAFQVQDDILDVIGSTEETGKRQGSDQESGKSTYPALLGLEQAQKKAQELYNEALDALAFLEQYEYDTTTLKQLASFIVERKN
- the xseB gene encoding exodeoxyribonuclease VII small subunit — translated: MAKKTTPINEDIAQAPSFEASMQELEQIVNRLESGELPLEEALNEFEHGVRLARVGQKTLQDAEQRVRILLKEDDNATPDDFIQEAE
- the thiI gene encoding tRNA uracil 4-sulfurtransferase ThiI encodes the protein MKFIIKLFPEITIKSQSVRIRFIKILTSNIRNVLNTLGDEITVVRNWDNIVVVSKDESKSEAVCDALTRIPGIHHFLQVEEHPYTDLHNIFEQTFAAFKHLVENKTFCVRAKRRGKHSFTSNEVERYVGGGFNQHIESAKVKLTRPDVTINLEIEDDKLILVNARYEGIGGFPIGTQEDVLSLISGGYDSGVSSYMLMRRGSRVHYCFFNLGGSAHEIGVKQVAHYLWNRFGRSHKVHFVAVDFEPVVAEILEKVDDGQMGVVLKRMMVRAASRVAERYGVQAIVTGEALGQVSSQTLTNLRLIDNATDTLILRPLITHDKENIINIARQIGTEDFARTMPEFCGVISKSPTVKAVKAKIEAEEEKFDFSILDSVVENAKNMDIRRIAEETVQQVTEVEMVSEFGANDVILDIRSPEEQENSPLKIEGIDVKELPFYKLSTQFGDLDKAKTYLLYCDRGMMSRLQALYLREQGFENVKVYRKK